One window from the genome of Magnolia sinica isolate HGM2019 chromosome 4, MsV1, whole genome shotgun sequence encodes:
- the LOC131243458 gene encoding uncharacterized protein LOC131243458: MEAHILPFISPNSAFFLRHKPPFPTQTSLPPTLTKRCRVRAVNTNAGNEGNQTPSPSPSPSPLPPPASAAETVEIRFRRGLRKRAKQQQDGIDGTSLSSKPPSPPKDWDSMTISEKAVELYMGEKGLLFWLNKFAYASIFIIIGAWILFRFVGPTIGLYQLDAPPLPPTSMLKGP, encoded by the coding sequence ATGGAAGCCcacatcctacctttcatctctcCAAACTCAGCTTTCTTCCTCCGCCACAAGCCTCCCTTCCCAACCCAAACCAGCCTCCCTCCCACCCTCACCAAACGCTGCCGTGTTCGAGCAGTCAATACAAACGCTGGCAATGAGGGGAACCAAACCCCATcgccatcaccatcaccatcgccGTTGCCGCCGCCAGCATCAGCAGCAGAAACTGTTGAGATTCGCTTCCGACGAGGATTGAGAAAGCGGGCAAAGCAGCAACAGGATGGTATTGACGGCACCAGCCTCAGCTCTAAACCCCCCTCTCCTCCCAAGGACTGGGATTCAATGACCATCTCTGAGAAAGCAGTGGAGCTTTACATGGGAGAGAAAGGTCTTCTCTTCTGGCTCAACAAGTTCGCCTATGCGTCCATCTTCATCATTATCGGCGCATGGATCCTCTTtcgctttgtgggccccaccattgggcTCTACCAACTGGACGCCCCACCACTACCCCCCACTAGCATGCTCAAAGGTCCATGA
- the LOC131243459 gene encoding transcription factor E2FB-like, with protein MSGVGGVGGSTQSHPLFHPSQILRPLKRQFPFSSPKSPAPSPSIDEGKDTILSLKLASETEYRQAENGESATSQGYKEAVNSPVPVPVSGTGGKRRSRAKMSKHKPSGPQNPESNAGPSTVLNSASSCRYDSSLSLLTKKFINLIQQAEDGTLDLNEAADVLDVQKRRIYDITNVLEGVGLIEKTLKNRICWKGLGMSRPMELDHHLSRLKADVDNLFFEECRIDERIREMQENLRALNEDENNRKWLYVTKEDIKSLPGFQNETVVAIKAPHGTTIEVPDPDEGVDFPHRRYQLLLRSTMGPIGCYLLSGKHEERIGDLNNGPHPAVTGLSVENTSSSNVEGRSLPTIGDAVALSDTGQLRGDPKLCSEDPVSSQDSEGGILNIVPSDGDVGADYWLVSDVGVSMTDMWKT; from the exons ATGTCAGGCGTCGGAGGCGTTGGCGGTTCGACCCAATCGCACCCTCTCTTCCATCCGTCGCAGATCCTTCGACCCTTAAAACGCCAATTCCCCTTCTCTTCTCCCAAATCTCCCGCCCCCTCCCCATCCATCGACGAAGGAAAGGACACGATCCTCTCT TTAAAGCTAGCAAGTGAAACAGAATATCGTCAAGCTGAGAATGGTGAATCAGCAACTAGCCAAGGATACAAAGAAGCAGTTAACAGTCCCGTACCTGTACCTGTCTCAGGCACAGGTGGCAAGCGTCGCAGTAGAGCAAAAATGTCAAAACACAAACCCTCTGGGCCTCAAAATCCTGAATCAAATGCTG GCCCTTCTACCGTTTTGAATTCTGCTAGTAGCTGTCGTTATGATAGTTCTTTAA GTTTGTTGACAAAGAAATTCATTAATTTGATACAGCAGGCTGAGGATGGCACCCTTGATTTGAATGAAGCTGCAGATGTTTTGGAT GTCCAGAAGAGGAGAATATATGATATAACAAATGTTCTTGAAGGAGTCGGCCTGATAGAGAAGACACTGAAGAACAGGATATGTTGGAA GGGACTCGGTATGTCAAGGCCGATGGAGCTGGACCATCATCTTTCTAGGTTGAAG GCCGATGTCGACAACCTCTTTTTTGAAGAATGCAGGATTGATGAAAGGATAAG AGAAATGCAAGAGAATCTGAGGGCCCTAAATGAAGATGAAAACAATCGGAA ATGGCTCTATGTGACCAAGGAAGATATCAAGAGCCTCCCTGGCTTTCAG AACGAAACAGTTGTTGCCATAAAAGCTCCTCATGGAACCACTATTGAAGTCCCGGATCCTGATGAG GGTGTTGATTTTCCACATCGGCGGTACCAACTCCTCCTAAGAAGCACCATGGGACCGATAGGTTGCTACCTGCTCAG CGGCAAACATGAAGAGAGGATTGGGGATTTGAACAACGGCCCACATCCTGCAGTGACAGGTTTGTCTGTTGAGAATACTAGTAGTAGCAATGTTGAGGGAAGATCGCTGCCAACGATCGGAGATGCGGTCGCATTATCTGACACAGGACAGCTCCGAGGAGACCCGAAACTTTGTTCAGAAGATCCAGTCAGCTCACAGGACTCAGAGGGTGGAATTTTGAATATCGTTCCATCAGATGGTGAT GTTGGTGCTGATTACTGGCTTGTATCAGATGTTGGAGTCAGCATGACAGATATGTGGAAAACGTAG